A stretch of the Gavia stellata isolate bGavSte3 chromosome 11, bGavSte3.hap2, whole genome shotgun sequence genome encodes the following:
- the ESPNL gene encoding espin-like protein, whose product MEPSGSVPAELKRRKPPQRARIPAPFFAHSVGRLHRPQPPARPFDCPPPPPPEPPVTLPAQDGAAEPVDPPGPDPAEADADSLVPTHDERGRPIPEWKRQVMVRRLRAGLADEEAAGGQVRGGPGADGPSPQDAGSWRFSPSRQAVLGPFGELLTEADLRQLERAVESLRLRRRGEAYQGELRRLARELRALLPVPLLRVSVRSPPPAPGQPLPLCLRRAFEPARGAAEGKAAGGSGAEAASDSGIGCEEVDSDGGGGSPGPEWGSLRKERIVMLFLSHWRRSAYGPPPPAVGAPREAAGTAEGGAARLARQRAAIQRLLGGWRDAASRHPPPPPAAGRAPLSPEQFVARAGGGPADYESLSLELFMLGYFRILEQELSPEERRGRHLLCFELFEQLGRHGWRAVRAFHRAVTDEIAAGRRGWRDGFDDIKARYFGTPQNSARGGAGVEGEEICRYIDRSFAFWKEREAELFGPEG is encoded by the exons ATGGAGCCCAGCGGGTCGGTGCCGGCGGAGCTGAAACGCCGCAAGCCCCCGCAGCGGGCCAGGATCCCCGCGCCCTTCTTCGCCCACTCGGTAGGTCGCCTGCaccgcccgcagcccccggcccgtCCCTTCgactgcccccccccccccccccccgagccccccgtGACTCTGCCCGCGCAGGATGGGGCGGCCGAACCGGTGGACCCTCCCGGGCCGGACCCCGCGGAGGCAGACGCGGACTCGCTGGTGCCCACGCACGACGAGCGGGGCCGCCCCATCCCCGAGTGGAAGCGGCAGGTGATGGTGCGACGGCTGCGGGCCGGGCTGGCGGAcgaggaggcggcgggcgggcaggtacggggcggccccggg GCTGACGGTCCCTCTCCGCAGGACGCGGGGTCCTGGCGCTTCTCGCCCTCCCGCCAGGCCGTGCTGGGCCCCTTCGGGGAGCTGCTGACCGAGGCGGACCTACGGCAGCTGGAGCGGGCGGTGGAGAGCCTgcggctgcggcggcggggagAGGCGTACCAGGGTGAGCTGCGGCGCCTGGCGCGGGAGTTGCGCGCCCTCCTGCCCGTCCCGCTGCTCCGCGTTAGCGtgcgcagccccccgcccgcccccgggcAGCCGCTGCCCCTCTG CCTCCGCCGCGCCTTCGAGCccgcgcggggggcggcggaggggaaggcggccggggggagcggggcggagGCCGCCAGCGACTCGGGCATCGGCTGCGAGGAGGTGGATTccgacggcggcggcggctccccggGGCCGGAATGGGGCAGCCTGAGGAAGGAGCGGATCGTGATGCTCTTCCTGAGCCACTGGAGACGGTCCGCCTAcgggccccccccgccggccGTCGGGGCCCCCCGGGAGGCAGCGGGGACcgcggaggggggggcggcccggctAGCGCGGCAGCGGGCGGCCATCCAGCGGCTTCTGGGCGGCTGGCGGGACGCCGCCTCCCGCCACCCTCCGCcaccccccgccgccggccgtGCCCCGCTTTCCCCGGAGCAGTTCGTAGCCAGAGCCGGGGGGGGACCGGCCGACTACGAGAGCCTGTCGCTGGAGCTCTTCATGTTGGGCTATTTCCGCATCCTGGAGCAGGAGTTGTCCCCCGAGGAGCGCCGCGGCCGCCACCTCCTCTGCTTCGAGCTCTTCGAGCAGCTGGGCCGGCACGGCTGGCGGGCGGTGCGCGCCTTCCACCGCGCCGTCACCGACGAGATCGCCGCCGGCCGGCGGGGCTGGCGGGACGGCTTCGACGACATCAAGGCGAGGTATTTCGGAACCCCCCAAAATTCGGCCCGGGGGGGAGCCGGGgtggagggagaagagatctGCCGCTACATCGACCGCAGCTTCGCCTTCTGGAAGGAGCGGGAGGCCGAACTCTTCGGGCCGGAGGGGTGA
- the KLHL30 gene encoding kelch-like protein 30: MVRNVDDFDFCLPSHAQGVLEGLQRLRANPKLADVTLVVGGREFPCHRGVLALCSHYFHAMFSGDFAESIAARVELKEVDPGALETLLDFAYTGKVTINQGNVEGLMRTSSQLHFPTIQKVCSRYLRQQMDATNCLGIYEFGESHGCPEVSSKAWSFLQENFEAVSQQEEFLQLSKERLAVYLSNDQLQVQEEQSLAEAVLRWVRHDPGPRAQFLPELLELAHLVSLPDQYLQNLLATEPLVRDSDASKALVARSRATGQSDAGARKNPPTPPQKLEEVLVVVGGRVLEESEDEDGGLEMPAAPRNFAFYNPKSRRWMALPDFPDYNKWGFSLVALNNDVYVTGGSRGSQNDTWSTTQAWRFCPRDGAWKPIASMLRARTNHTSAVLNGEIYVIGGTTVDAVEVERYDPYNKSWCAISPALKYVSNFAAASCLGKLYLVGSCAVKYNALTLQRYNPVQDLWSVITSPFIPKYLSAPRCATLHGLIYLIGDNTKKVHVYNPEANIWQKVQLLHTLHENGGMVPLGDRLFVTGGHWKGMDGDYRVEMEVYDCAKDLWTREGSLPCLWLFHSSSSVFLDTSKWTEPFQGDHGW, encoded by the exons ATGGTGAGGAACGTGGACGACTTTGACTTCTGCCTGCCTTCGCACGCCCAGGGCGTGCTGGAGGGGCTGCAGCGGCTGCGCGCCAACCCCAAACTGGCCGATGTGACGCTGGTGGTGGGCGGGCGGGAGTTCCCCTGCCACCGCGGCGTCCTGGCCCTCTGCAGCCACTACTTCCACGCCATGTTCTCCGGCGACTTTGCCGAGAGCATCGCAGCGCGGGTGGAGCTGAAGGAGGTGGACCCCGGCGCGCTGGAGACGCTGCTCGACTTCGCCTACACGGGGAAGGTCACCATCAACCAGGGCAACGTGGAGGGGCTGATGCGGACCTCCAGCCAGCTCCATTTTCCCACTATCCAGAAGGTCTGCAGCCGCTACCTCCGGCAGCAGATGGATGCCACCAACTGCCTAGGTATCTACGAGTTCGGTGAGAGCCACGGCTGCCCCGAGGTCTCCTCCAAGGCCTGGTCTTTCTTGCAGGAGAACTTTGAAGCTGTCTCTCAGCAGGAGGAGTTCCTCCAGCTCTCCAAGGAGAGGTTGGCCGTCTACCTCTCCAATGACCAGCTGCAGgtgcaggaggagcagagcctggccGAGGCTGTGCTGCGCTGGGTACGCCATGACCCGGGGCCCCGAGCCCAGTTCCTGCCCGAGCTGCTGGAGTTGGCCCACCTCGTCTCGCTGCCCGACCAGTACCTGCAGAACCTGCTTGCCACCGAGCCCCTCGTCCGTGATTCGGATGCCAGCAAGGCCCTCGTCGCCCGATCCCGCGCCACG GGGCAGAGCGATGCCGGTGCCCGGAAGAACCCCCCGACCCCACCGCAGAAGCTGGAGGAGGTGCTGGTGGTGGTTGGCGGCCGCGTGCTGGAGGAGAGcgaggatgaggatggggggCTGGAGATGCCAGCTGCCCCCAGGAACTTTGCCTTCTACAACCCCAAAAGCA GGCGATGGATGGCTCTGCCCGACTTCCCCGATTACAACAAATGGGGCTTTTCCCTGGTGGCTCTGAACAACGATGTGTACGTCACAG GCGGCTCCCGGGGATCCCAGAATGACACGTGGTCCACGACGCAGGCTTGGCGCTTCTGCCCCAGGGACGGTGCCTGGAAGCCCATCGCTTCCATGCTGAGAGCCCGGACAAACCACACCAGCGCCGTCCTCAACGGCGAGATCTATGTCATTGGGG GGACCACGGTGGACGCAGTGGAGGTGGAGCGCTACGACCCGTATAACAAGAGCTGGTGTGCCATCAGCCCAGCCCTCAAGTACGTGAGCAATTTTGCGGCCGCCAGCTGCTTGGGCAAGCTCTACCTGGTGGGCTCCTGCGCCGTCAAGTACAACGCGCTCACCCTGCAGCGGTACAACCCTGTCCAAG ATTTGTGGAGTGTCATCACGTCCCCCTTCATCCCCAAGTACCTCTCGGCCCCGCGCTGTGCCACCCTTCACGGGCTCATCTACCTCATCGGGGACAACACCAAGAAGGTCCACGTGTACAACCCGGAGGCCAACATCTGGCAGAAG GTGCAGCTCCTGCACACGCTCCACGAGAACGGCGGGATGGTGCCGCTGGGCGACCGGCTCTTCGTCACCGGCGGCCACTGGAAGGGCATGGATGGGGACTACCGGGTGGAGATGGAGGTGTACGACTGCGCCAAGGACCTGTGGACGCGGGagggctccctgccctgcctctggctcttccacagctcctcctccGTCTTCCTGGACACCTCCAAGTGGACGGAGCCTTTCCAGGGTGACCATGGGTGGTAG